A single Paenibacillus sp. FSL R5-0517 DNA region contains:
- a CDS encoding PLP-dependent aminotransferase family protein yields MERFDSRLHMSWKPNPSLDLPLYRQIEAYIRHKITTGEWSAGYRLPSQRLWAESMGVNRSTLVTALDNLAAAGLLEGRHGGGTYISGSGWHGMAHRAMPNWNEAIEEGWYYPNLPEIQQINQAEFRPGIIRLGTGELAPELMPQDAFNDILYDLSQRSRTLNYLEPQGSLELREALSVHLQTAGIQASPDSILIVSGSLQALHLISVGLLPRGSAVLLEKPSYLYSIHAFQSAGLKMSGIPMDDDGLHIARLEDAAQHVKDQDHISLLYTIPSFHNPTGSVMSDQRREELMTTAQTMGISILEDAAYSDLWLDQPPPSSLKARDQEGRVLHMGTLSKAVSPGLRLGWLVGPEPVIRRLADIKMQTDYGTSSLAQEAAALWFAEGHHAEHMERLRPELRRRRDFMLDLLQRHFHGIAEWKIPAGGFYIWLQFTVSPLSIRQLFHTCLEQDVLIHPGYLYDRLDASHIRLSYAYASPDEMERGLQCLAEAVHRLMDSGS; encoded by the coding sequence ATGGAACGTTTTGATTCCCGACTACACATGAGTTGGAAGCCAAATCCTTCTCTCGACCTGCCTTTATATCGCCAGATTGAAGCCTATATCCGCCACAAAATCACAACAGGTGAATGGTCGGCAGGCTACCGTCTTCCCTCACAGCGACTATGGGCTGAGTCCATGGGGGTAAACCGCAGTACATTGGTCACTGCCCTTGATAATCTGGCTGCCGCGGGTCTGCTTGAAGGCAGACATGGCGGGGGAACCTATATCTCCGGCTCCGGTTGGCATGGCATGGCTCACAGAGCGATGCCCAACTGGAATGAAGCCATTGAGGAGGGTTGGTACTATCCCAATCTGCCTGAGATCCAGCAGATTAATCAGGCAGAATTTCGGCCTGGCATCATACGTCTTGGTACAGGGGAGCTTGCCCCGGAGTTGATGCCTCAGGATGCTTTTAACGACATCCTGTATGACCTGTCCCAACGTTCTCGCACACTGAACTACCTGGAACCTCAGGGAAGTCTGGAGCTTCGTGAGGCTTTATCCGTTCATTTGCAGACAGCTGGCATTCAAGCCTCTCCAGATTCCATACTGATTGTATCCGGGTCTCTTCAGGCACTGCACTTGATCTCGGTTGGACTGCTCCCTCGCGGATCAGCGGTTCTGCTGGAAAAACCGTCGTACCTTTATTCCATTCACGCCTTTCAATCGGCAGGATTGAAAATGAGCGGAATTCCGATGGATGACGATGGATTGCACATTGCACGTCTGGAGGACGCAGCGCAGCATGTAAAAGATCAAGACCACATCTCGCTTCTCTATACGATCCCGAGCTTTCACAATCCCACTGGCTCTGTGATGAGTGATCAGCGCCGGGAAGAACTGATGACCACCGCTCAAACAATGGGCATCTCCATACTGGAGGATGCCGCCTATAGTGATCTGTGGCTGGATCAACCTCCTCCGTCATCGCTAAAAGCGCGTGACCAGGAAGGACGGGTGCTGCATATGGGCACCCTGTCGAAGGCAGTCAGTCCCGGCTTACGCCTCGGATGGCTGGTTGGGCCAGAGCCGGTCATACGCCGGCTCGCAGACATCAAGATGCAGACCGATTATGGTACCAGCTCACTCGCGCAAGAAGCCGCTGCCTTGTGGTTCGCAGAAGGACATCATGCAGAACATATGGAACGCCTTCGCCCTGAGTTACGCAGACGCAGAGACTTCATGCTGGATCTGTTGCAACGTCACTTTCATGGAATTGCGGAATGGAAAATACCTGCTGGCGGCTTTTATATCTGGCTGCAATTCACTGTGTCCCCTCTCTCTATCCGCCAATTGTTCCATACCTGTCTGGAGCAGGATGTGCTTATCCACCCGGGCTACCTATATGACCGGCTGGATGCGAGTCACATTCGGCTGTCTTACGCTTATGCTTCCCCTGATGAGATGGAGCGCGGGTTACAATGCCTTGCAGAAGCTGTACACAGGCTCATGGATTCTGGCTCATGA
- a CDS encoding carbohydrate ABC transporter permease — translation MRMQRLNSYLIRLLLILGSLVAMLPIYMAVVNSFKTQGEMFQSFIALPTTLHWENYSDAFNKINLLGSSMNSAIVSFLGIGGIVFCASLAGYKLSRTSGRLSNLIFFLFVASMLVPFHSIMIPLTRVAKGMGVQGSTYGLALIYIGLGVNMAIFLYHGFVKSIPRELEESAQIDGCNEFQTFFQIIFPLLLPITVTIAILDFLWIWNDFLLPLIMLTDVNRYTLILSTNMLFGEYNKEWPLILSSLVLTAIPVILIYAFFQKFIMEGIAEGAVKG, via the coding sequence ATGAGGATGCAACGACTGAACAGTTATCTGATTCGACTACTGCTGATTCTGGGTTCTCTCGTGGCCATGCTGCCGATCTACATGGCGGTAGTGAACTCTTTTAAAACACAAGGAGAGATGTTCCAATCCTTTATCGCACTGCCGACCACGCTGCACTGGGAGAATTATTCGGACGCATTTAACAAAATCAATCTGTTGGGCAGTTCGATGAACTCGGCGATTGTATCCTTTCTGGGGATTGGTGGTATCGTCTTCTGTGCCTCATTGGCTGGATACAAGCTGTCACGTACCTCTGGTCGACTGAGCAATCTGATCTTCTTCCTGTTTGTGGCATCCATGCTAGTGCCGTTCCATTCGATCATGATTCCGCTGACACGGGTAGCCAAAGGCATGGGTGTACAGGGAAGCACGTACGGATTGGCCTTAATCTATATCGGGCTTGGTGTGAACATGGCCATCTTCCTCTATCACGGGTTTGTCAAGTCCATTCCGCGTGAATTGGAGGAATCGGCTCAGATTGATGGATGTAACGAGTTCCAGACGTTCTTCCAGATTATCTTCCCGCTCTTGCTTCCAATCACAGTCACCATCGCGATTCTGGACTTCCTGTGGATCTGGAATGACTTCTTGTTGCCACTGATCATGTTAACCGATGTGAATCGATATACGCTGATTCTGTCCACGAACATGTTGTTTGGCGAATATAACAAGGAATGGCCTTTGATTCTGTCATCCTTGGTTCTGACTGCGATCCCGGTTATCCTGATCTATGCTTTCTTCCAGAAGTTCATCATGGAGGGGATTGCAGAGGGTGCTGTAAAAGGATAG
- a CDS encoding sugar ABC transporter permease produces MATNVFKKYLSLLAFTAPAFVIYAIFLLYPTFSGMFYSLTDWNGLNRDYSFIGLGNFVELFKEDPDFLNSLWFTMKYVIFMLILQNGIALLLAVLIESRTRSKGLFRTLFFMPNMISTIISAFMWTFIFSQVLPQLAQKLAISFLDQQWLGDPKFSFYSILIVSLWNGVGYMMIIYLAALQGVPKSLKEAAVIDGANAFQVLRNVVLPMITHAVTICFFLTLNGAFKVFEVVYGLTGGGPGRATQVITMNIYEEAFSNNFRYGYASAKSVVLFIIVLIFTLIQITVMKKKEVEA; encoded by the coding sequence ATGGCTACGAATGTGTTCAAGAAGTATCTGTCATTGCTCGCGTTCACTGCGCCTGCCTTTGTCATCTATGCGATTTTCCTGCTGTACCCTACGTTTAGTGGCATGTTCTATAGTCTGACGGATTGGAACGGACTTAATCGGGATTACAGCTTTATCGGTCTGGGCAACTTCGTGGAATTGTTCAAAGAAGATCCGGACTTTCTGAACTCCCTGTGGTTCACGATGAAATATGTAATATTTATGCTCATTCTGCAAAATGGAATTGCCTTGCTGCTCGCCGTGTTGATCGAATCACGGACGCGCAGCAAAGGGCTATTCCGGACCTTGTTCTTCATGCCTAACATGATCAGTACAATCATTAGTGCCTTCATGTGGACATTCATCTTCTCTCAGGTGCTGCCACAGCTCGCACAGAAACTGGCCATTTCATTCTTGGACCAACAATGGCTGGGAGATCCGAAGTTTTCATTTTACTCCATTCTGATCGTATCGCTCTGGAACGGTGTGGGGTATATGATGATCATCTATCTGGCCGCTCTCCAAGGTGTGCCAAAAAGTCTCAAGGAAGCGGCTGTCATTGATGGCGCCAACGCGTTCCAAGTGCTGCGCAATGTGGTGCTTCCAATGATTACTCATGCTGTGACCATCTGTTTCTTCCTGACGCTGAATGGAGCATTTAAAGTGTTTGAAGTGGTGTATGGACTGACTGGTGGTGGACCGGGCCGTGCTACACAGGTTATCACGATGAATATCTATGAAGAAGCGTTCTCCAACAACTTCAGATACGGTTATGCGAGTGCCAAATCGGTTGTGCTGTTCATCATCGTTCTCATCTTCACACTCATCCAGATCACCGTCATGAAGAAGAAAGAGGTGGAAGCATGA
- a CDS encoding extracellular solute-binding protein has protein sequence MKVWKSVASAVLVSVLLAGCGSNAGTDNGQEESASGSTVSLKVFVAQPRLKEHYDKYIEQFKAKEKAEKNIEVNVQLEMPPADNAPQILKTRLASNDAPDVFALHAVNEIPPFSKAGYLEDLSDQPFVDKLLDSVKPSVTNAEGKVVAVPLETLSWGYLYNKDIFEEQGLEVPTTLTEMKAVVEKLKAANITPFELSYKESWIPQLFLPLTVGALTQSEHKDFIDKMNQDQGSFSDMKALFDVFDLVNANGTEKALEVGGDDGSAAFASGSAAMWIQGPWFAETILKSNPDLNFGVAPMPINDNPDDTKINLSTSTSLAVSSSSKNKEVALDFVNYILDDKDSSAFYEALKFNPVAKIHDFKSFPWVDDALKYVNEGKAYQDPSIPQAVKDESGKALQGYYSGQLNQQQVIDALDKAWKSYNKVNK, from the coding sequence ATGAAAGTATGGAAAAGCGTAGCAAGTGCGGTACTGGTCAGTGTTCTGCTCGCAGGTTGCGGTTCCAATGCAGGAACGGACAATGGGCAGGAAGAATCGGCATCAGGCAGCACGGTGTCCCTCAAAGTATTCGTTGCACAACCTCGGCTGAAAGAACACTACGATAAATATATAGAACAGTTCAAAGCCAAGGAGAAAGCAGAGAAAAACATTGAGGTGAACGTACAACTGGAGATGCCGCCAGCAGACAATGCACCTCAGATTCTGAAGACACGTCTCGCCTCCAATGATGCACCGGATGTGTTCGCCCTGCATGCAGTCAATGAGATTCCACCGTTCAGCAAAGCTGGTTATCTGGAAGATCTGTCGGATCAACCTTTTGTCGACAAATTACTGGATTCGGTGAAACCTTCCGTAACCAATGCGGAGGGCAAAGTCGTAGCTGTTCCATTGGAAACGTTATCATGGGGCTATCTGTACAACAAGGATATCTTCGAAGAGCAAGGGCTGGAAGTACCAACAACGTTAACAGAAATGAAGGCGGTCGTGGAGAAACTGAAAGCAGCCAACATCACACCGTTTGAACTGTCCTACAAAGAATCCTGGATTCCGCAATTATTCCTGCCGCTCACTGTGGGGGCTTTAACACAGTCGGAGCACAAAGACTTCATCGACAAGATGAATCAGGATCAAGGCTCCTTCTCGGATATGAAAGCGTTGTTCGATGTCTTCGATCTGGTCAATGCGAATGGTACAGAGAAAGCGCTGGAAGTCGGCGGAGATGATGGTTCAGCAGCCTTCGCTTCAGGAAGCGCAGCGATGTGGATTCAGGGACCATGGTTTGCCGAGACGATTCTGAAATCTAACCCGGACCTGAACTTTGGTGTGGCACCGATGCCGATCAATGATAACCCGGATGATACTAAAATCAATCTGAGTACGTCCACTTCACTGGCAGTATCGTCATCCAGCAAGAATAAAGAAGTGGCACTCGATTTCGTGAACTACATTCTCGATGACAAGGATTCAAGTGCCTTCTATGAAGCACTCAAATTCAATCCGGTTGCCAAGATCCATGACTTCAAGAGCTTCCCATGGGTAGACGATGCCCTGAAATATGTGAACGAAGGCAAAGCCTATCAGGACCCTTCTATCCCTCAAGCAGTTAAAGATGAATCAGGCAAAGCGCTACAAGGCTACTACTCCGGGCAATTAAATCAACAGCAGGTTATCGATGCGCTCGACAAAGCGTGGAAATCCTACAACAAAGTCAACAAGTAA